In one window of Allochromatium tepidum DNA:
- a CDS encoding ParM/StbA family protein, translated as MQTVVVGLDLGHSAVKMTFDGKKGVERALFPSYACDAWNIDGDDHQAALAAENTVTVNGRDYFVGEIAERQGKSKLSTGLTDEWVLSNEHAALMVMARKIVDERAISGKRLWVLGLPVSLFSGYRRPLKDIAQLHFGDDSEIRIVPQPIGVYQAQMLNRAGVPGRGRDVTSESWGIVDVGYYTTDFILMERGHWIDAASGVCGGVQIAVETLQGLLLDRHNIKRDLISSERILRSGFVRHMGNDISLADEIKYAKSVFAAHVADMASKLMKDYVEELDGVLIAGGGAEMVIDPLRERWPHARVITDSHDDNQLSGPRFSISEGYYRLGRFTTLLHLQGKTDKAA; from the coding sequence ATGCAAACTGTTGTTGTGGGGCTCGATCTTGGACATTCAGCGGTCAAGATGACGTTCGACGGCAAAAAAGGGGTCGAACGAGCGCTGTTCCCTTCTTATGCTTGTGACGCCTGGAATATTGACGGAGACGATCATCAGGCGGCGCTGGCAGCAGAAAACACTGTGACCGTGAATGGTCGTGATTATTTCGTTGGAGAAATCGCAGAAAGACAAGGGAAGTCGAAACTATCGACTGGACTCACGGACGAATGGGTGCTGTCTAACGAACATGCGGCCCTGATGGTTATGGCTCGCAAGATCGTTGATGAAAGGGCAATTTCCGGCAAAAGGCTTTGGGTGCTGGGACTGCCGGTCAGTCTCTTTTCTGGTTATCGCCGGCCGCTGAAAGATATTGCGCAATTACATTTCGGGGATGACTCGGAGATTCGCATTGTTCCGCAACCGATCGGGGTTTATCAAGCGCAAATGCTCAATCGCGCTGGAGTGCCCGGACGGGGGCGCGATGTCACTTCAGAGTCTTGGGGTATTGTAGATGTTGGGTACTACACAACAGACTTCATACTGATGGAGCGCGGCCACTGGATCGATGCGGCGTCCGGAGTCTGTGGAGGGGTTCAAATTGCAGTTGAAACGCTTCAGGGATTATTGCTCGATCGTCACAACATCAAGCGGGATTTGATTAGCAGCGAGCGTATTTTAAGAAGCGGGTTTGTGAGGCACATGGGTAACGATATTTCATTGGCAGATGAAATCAAATACGCCAAGTCGGTTTTTGCCGCACACGTCGCTGATATGGCATCAAAATTAATGAAGGATTATGTGGAAGAACTGGATGGAGTTTTGATCGCTGGTGGTGGCGCAGAGATGGTTATTGATCCTCTTCGTGAGCGATGGCCGCATGCCCGTGTTATCACAGACTCACATGATGATAACCAGCTTTCGGGACCGCGATTTAGTATTTCAGAAGGCTACTATCGCCTCGGTCGGTTTACGACCTTGCTGCATTTGCAAGGAAAAACTGACAAGGCAGCGTAA
- a CDS encoding S49 family peptidase, with product MNWKFWNKRRDSLPEPGSEDWDRALINRVVIEYLDDQRKRRRWSALFKLSILIYAVVTFAFTAQFLAPRSAPTEDHAALVEINGIIDADSDASADRIIFALRAAFESPLVKGVLLRINSPGGSLVQGGYINDEIRRLKEKYKKEHDGKEMPVYAIAVDICASGGYYVAVAADAIYVDKASLVGSIGVRMDGFGFQDTMEKLGIERRLLTAGVNKGILDPFSPLDPSQRDFIQGVLDRLHAQFIDAVKQGRGDKLKGGDELFSGLFWSGQEAVELGLADGLSNSTQIARDLLGTDKVVKYSKKRNPLDSMVRRLGAMVGFGIRESLGLTTSFVWLH from the coding sequence ATGAACTGGAAGTTTTGGAACAAACGCCGCGACAGTCTACCGGAACCGGGCAGTGAGGATTGGGATCGCGCGCTGATCAATCGCGTGGTGATCGAATATCTGGATGATCAGCGCAAACGGCGACGCTGGTCGGCCCTGTTCAAGCTCTCGATTTTGATCTACGCTGTTGTGACGTTTGCGTTCACAGCGCAATTTTTGGCACCGAGGTCGGCACCTACGGAGGATCATGCGGCGCTGGTCGAAATCAACGGAATCATTGACGCCGATTCAGATGCGAGCGCTGACCGGATCATTTTTGCTTTGCGCGCTGCCTTTGAGTCCCCGCTGGTTAAGGGCGTCCTTCTGCGCATCAATAGCCCTGGCGGAAGCCTTGTTCAAGGCGGTTACATTAATGACGAAATCCGACGACTCAAGGAGAAGTACAAGAAGGAGCACGACGGTAAGGAGATGCCGGTCTACGCCATCGCTGTGGATATCTGCGCTTCGGGTGGTTACTATGTTGCTGTTGCGGCTGATGCCATCTATGTAGACAAGGCAAGCCTTGTCGGATCTATTGGCGTACGTATGGATGGATTTGGATTCCAGGATACCATGGAGAAGCTGGGCATCGAGCGGCGTCTACTGACGGCCGGGGTGAACAAGGGCATCCTCGATCCCTTCTCGCCGCTGGATCCGTCACAGCGGGACTTCATCCAGGGTGTGCTCGACCGGCTGCACGCTCAGTTCATCGATGCCGTGAAGCAGGGGCGCGGCGACAAGCTCAAGGGCGGTGACGAACTCTTCAGCGGGTTGTTCTGGAGCGGTCAGGAAGCGGTCGAACTCGGGCTGGCCGATGGGCTGAGCAATTCGACACAGATTGCGCGGGACTTGCTTGGCACAGACAAGGTTGTGAAATACTCAAAAAAGCGCAACCCGCTTGATTCTATGGTCCGCCGACTGGGCGCGATGGTCGGTTTTGGGATTCGGGAGAGTTTGGGCCTAACAACGAGCTTCGTATGGCTGCACTAA
- a CDS encoding H-NS histone family protein, producing the protein MSTEEQEEIRELMEQRRELDEKIEQLRSQARKQAIEQARSLIDSFNLTADDLFKTGRKGRVRGASESVQAEPRYRDPETGKTWTGRGRAPAWLTDKDDPRFKIGAAEEA; encoded by the coding sequence TTGAGTACCGAAGAACAAGAAGAGATCCGCGAACTCATGGAGCAGCGTCGTGAACTGGACGAGAAGATCGAGCAGCTTCGCAGCCAAGCACGGAAACAGGCCATTGAGCAGGCGCGGTCTCTGATTGACTCATTTAATTTGACGGCAGACGACCTTTTCAAGACTGGCCGCAAAGGTCGCGTCCGTGGCGCGTCTGAATCGGTTCAGGCTGAACCGCGCTATCGTGATCCGGAAACAGGAAAAACCTGGACAGGTCGCGGTCGAGCCCCTGCTTGGCTGACCGATAAGGATGATCCACGCTTCAAGATTGGGGCGGCGGAAGAGGCGTGA
- a CDS encoding ATP-binding protein → MIPRLAQTTAKRLAQGFPILTITGPRQSGKTTLARTLFADRPYVSLEDPEHREFAHSDPRGFLARFREGAVIDEVQHVPALFSYLQGVVDERRRMGDFILTGSQQFGLMARIGQSLAGRVGRLELLPFSSAELAAAGRLPADLDTLLWQGGYPPLYDRPLSPSDWFPNYIATYLERDVRQLLQVRDLTLFQRFVRLCAARTGRLLNLSALAADSGISHTTAREWLTVLEASYLVWRLPPYHRNFGKRLVKTPKLYFLDTGLAAALLGIREADTLGIHAQRGALFETWVVSELIKQRFNAGRPPDLYFWRDNTGNEVDVLFESGSRLQPIEIKSGATFVREWLKALHRWQGYAGDETLPGWLIYGGEDSYQREQTEIRSWRSMATCRNSLGDRTT, encoded by the coding sequence ATGATTCCACGTCTCGCTCAAACCACCGCCAAGCGCCTGGCGCAAGGCTTCCCGATCCTGACGATCACCGGCCCCCGACAGTCGGGCAAGACGACGTTGGCCCGGACCCTGTTCGCCGATCGCCCCTATGTGTCCCTGGAAGATCCGGAACACCGCGAGTTTGCACACAGCGACCCGCGCGGCTTCCTGGCGCGCTTTCGCGAGGGAGCGGTCATCGATGAGGTCCAGCATGTCCCAGCGCTCTTTTCCTATCTTCAGGGGGTGGTCGATGAACGCCGACGGATGGGGGACTTCATCCTGACCGGTTCCCAGCAGTTCGGTTTGATGGCTCGGATCGGCCAGTCGCTGGCCGGTCGGGTCGGGCGTCTGGAGTTGCTGCCGTTTTCGTCCGCGGAACTGGCGGCTGCCGGACGCTTGCCGGCGGACCTCGACACGCTGTTGTGGCAGGGCGGCTATCCGCCGCTCTATGACCGCCCGCTGTCGCCGAGCGATTGGTTTCCCAACTACATCGCGACCTATCTGGAACGCGATGTCCGCCAACTGCTCCAGGTCCGTGATCTGACGCTCTTCCAGCGCTTCGTGCGGCTCTGCGCGGCGCGCACCGGCCGGCTGCTCAACCTCTCAGCCTTAGCGGCCGACAGCGGGATCTCGCATACAACCGCGCGTGAATGGCTCACAGTGCTGGAGGCGAGCTATCTGGTCTGGCGACTTCCGCCGTATCACCGCAATTTCGGCAAACGCCTGGTCAAGACGCCCAAGCTCTATTTCCTGGATACCGGACTGGCCGCCGCGCTGCTCGGGATCCGTGAGGCCGATACCCTGGGGATCCATGCACAGCGCGGGGCGCTATTTGAGACCTGGGTGGTCAGCGAACTGATCAAACAGCGATTCAATGCCGGACGTCCGCCGGACCTGTATTTCTGGCGCGACAACACAGGGAACGAGGTTGATGTGCTGTTTGAATCCGGCTCGCGACTGCAACCGATTGAGATCAAGTCCGGTGCGACCTTCGTGCGCGAGTGGCTCAAGGCGCTGCATCGCTGGCAGGGCTATGCCGGTGATGAGACCTTACCGGGGTGGCTGATCTATGGCGGGGAGGACTCCTATCAGCGCGAACAGACCGAGATTCGGTCCTGGCGGTCAATGGCGACGTGCCGCAACAGTTTGGGCGACAGAACGACTTAA
- the yjjJ gene encoding type II toxin-antitoxin system HipA family toxin YjjJ, with protein MANLSDLRRALTRAPPVSTRDLCRHLGGVDRATLLRWVRRLEDEVVRLGQARRSAYALRRAVRGRLEPIPLYRLDASGTGHLLGRLSLIEPEGSALEWAESCPWPLDPTMGDGWFDGLPYMLYDMAPQGFLGRHFAHRHAQRLGVSERLSDWSDADLVHVLSMLGHDQPGDLILGEAAFDAELEARAQRRPVARTDYPALAERALAFGEPGSSAGGEYPKFTALVEHDGRPMSVIVKFSGADATPVVRRWSDLLIAEHLALEVVREVLELPAAISRLIEIEGRTFLEVERFDRPGDHGRAPVCTLAGLNPALIGRAAEPWPVKAADLQRQGWLPQAELERLRRLWWFGRLIANTDMHDGNLAFVPGLALAPAYDMLPMRYAPTRTGEVPPVVFQPPMPRPEDQDVWADAHRAACCFWERAAADTRLSSVFRAIAGQNAAILARKIDEHPRRHPKSGV; from the coding sequence GTGGCCAACCTCTCCGATCTGCGCCGAGCGCTGACACGCGCGCCGCCGGTTTCAACGCGCGACCTGTGCCGACACCTGGGCGGTGTCGACCGTGCCACCCTGTTGCGCTGGGTGCGCCGTCTGGAGGACGAGGTGGTGCGCCTCGGTCAGGCGCGCCGCTCGGCCTATGCGCTACGGCGTGCGGTACGCGGACGGCTGGAGCCGATTCCGCTCTATCGGCTCGATGCCTCGGGGACCGGGCATCTGCTCGGGCGGCTGAGTCTGATCGAGCCTGAAGGCAGCGCTCTGGAGTGGGCGGAATCCTGCCCCTGGCCGCTCGATCCGACCATGGGCGACGGCTGGTTCGACGGATTGCCGTACATGCTCTACGACATGGCGCCGCAGGGATTCCTCGGGCGGCATTTCGCGCATCGCCATGCCCAGCGGCTCGGGGTCAGCGAACGTCTGTCGGACTGGTCGGACGCCGATCTGGTGCATGTGTTGTCGATGCTGGGACACGATCAGCCGGGCGATCTCATTCTGGGTGAGGCCGCCTTCGACGCCGAACTCGAAGCGCGTGCCCAGCGCCGACCGGTCGCCCGCACCGACTATCCGGCGCTGGCCGAGCGCGCCTTGGCTTTCGGCGAACCCGGTTCGTCGGCCGGCGGCGAGTACCCGAAGTTCACGGCGCTGGTCGAGCATGACGGTCGCCCGATGTCGGTGATCGTCAAGTTTTCCGGGGCCGACGCCACGCCCGTTGTGCGGCGCTGGTCGGATTTGCTCATCGCCGAGCATCTGGCCCTGGAGGTGGTGCGTGAAGTGCTGGAGCTACCGGCAGCGATCAGCCGTCTCATCGAAATCGAAGGGCGCACCTTTCTGGAGGTCGAGCGCTTCGATCGCCCCGGAGATCATGGCCGCGCACCCGTCTGTACCCTGGCCGGCCTCAATCCCGCCCTGATCGGACGCGCCGCCGAACCCTGGCCGGTCAAGGCGGCGGACTTGCAGCGACAGGGTTGGCTGCCCCAGGCGGAACTCGAACGCCTTCGCCGTCTGTGGTGGTTCGGCCGGCTCATCGCCAACACCGACATGCACGACGGCAATCTGGCGTTCGTGCCCGGACTGGCCCTGGCCCCCGCCTACGACATGCTGCCGATGCGCTATGCCCCGACGCGCACGGGCGAGGTGCCGCCGGTGGTGTTTCAACCGCCGATGCCGCGCCCGGAGGATCAGGACGTCTGGGCGGACGCTCACCGGGCCGCGTGCTGTTTTTGGGAACGCGCCGCCGCCGACACGCGCCTCAGTTCGGTCTTCAGGGCCATCGCCGGCCAAAATGCGGCGATTCTTGCGAGGAAAATTGATGAGCACCCACGGCGACACCCGAAAAGCGGCGTTTGA
- a CDS encoding DNA-binding protein has protein sequence MSTHGDTRKAAFEAACRLAAAGERPTVVAVRAKLGGKGGQNAIQAGLNDWIAEAAKRFQLPGLPESLQMAVIAFWDVACQTAQAQWDEARAGMLAQLEARDQQLATLTQACEALERERDQTLSERDRHAQALQQAQAELFAAHQHIRALETERADLAQRLADAEAGVAQLTETGAELVAKVRDLEYSEQGLKEAAKRLETERDQLQAAVGTAKQTIAQLEHLRTQEERERAQLTAALDQSRADLETGRTALAEREAQIKTLTELLERTQATHEAESAHWLLQIDDQRQALSAAREREKRWDKEREELRAETHQLRAEIARLSAKKMQAIKEKKPAPLFLGDSV, from the coding sequence ATGAGCACCCACGGCGACACCCGAAAAGCGGCGTTTGAAGCCGCCTGCCGACTGGCCGCCGCCGGCGAGCGTCCGACCGTCGTGGCCGTGCGCGCGAAGCTGGGCGGCAAAGGCGGGCAAAACGCGATCCAAGCCGGATTGAATGACTGGATCGCCGAGGCGGCGAAACGCTTTCAACTGCCCGGTTTGCCGGAATCCCTGCAAATGGCGGTGATCGCGTTCTGGGACGTGGCTTGTCAGACGGCTCAGGCGCAGTGGGATGAAGCGCGCGCCGGGATGCTCGCCCAGCTGGAAGCGCGCGACCAGCAGCTGGCCACACTCACGCAAGCGTGCGAGGCTCTGGAGCGCGAGCGCGATCAGACGCTTTCCGAGCGTGACCGACACGCGCAGGCGCTGCAACAGGCTCAGGCCGAGTTGTTCGCCGCCCACCAGCACATCCGCGCCCTGGAGACTGAGCGCGCCGATCTGGCGCAGCGTCTGGCCGACGCCGAGGCCGGCGTCGCGCAGCTGACGGAAACCGGTGCCGAGCTTGTCGCCAAAGTCAGAGATCTGGAATACAGCGAGCAGGGATTGAAAGAAGCGGCGAAGCGCCTTGAGACCGAGCGCGATCAGTTGCAGGCGGCTGTCGGCACGGCCAAGCAGACGATTGCCCAGCTGGAGCACCTTCGCACGCAGGAGGAACGCGAACGCGCCCAACTCACCGCCGCACTGGATCAGAGTCGGGCGGATCTGGAGACAGGGCGCACGGCACTCGCCGAGCGTGAGGCGCAGATCAAGACGCTCACCGAGCTCCTGGAGCGCACCCAGGCCACACATGAGGCCGAGTCAGCGCATTGGCTACTTCAGATCGACGATCAGCGCCAAGCACTGTCTGCCGCCCGCGAGCGTGAGAAGCGCTGGGACAAAGAGCGCGAGGAATTACGCGCCGAGACGCATCAGTTGCGCGCAGAGATCGCTCGGTTAAGTGCTAAAAAAATGCAGGCCATTAAAGAAAAAAAACCGGCACCGCTGTTCCTGGGGGACTCGGTTTGA
- a CDS encoding tyrosine-type recombinase/integrase: MPKRIATNHSEPRNSIRNASFSRALEVEDDLSCTRPLSLAQNHAPRLPAGLVEPLFAPDGWMQAPSPIVAGALAAAAPNTRKAWAADWAVFREWCLGPAARHVPERHARVTLPVSPHLLACFLTDQRSGVGTEDGDRRSINSLRRYLSTIATLHRLLELPSPTDHPLVKNTLKSLVRGSGGAKQAAAVRWSHVSAILPLLPDTLSGWRDRALLVIGHNTLARRAELVALNVEDVQWLDDGSATIALRPTKTDLEADVDVRYLSPPAAKVVRLWLTRSRLQDGPLLTRIQRNGEACLKRANYGLRLTDGMVNLILKDAMGRLAEARGELVLPEDMGEETRRSAWRAHASSVSGHSLRVGAAQDMAAAGIPTAGILQAGGWKDVRMIKRYLRHLSALEGGMAQWWAAQSC, from the coding sequence ATGCCTAAGCGTATTGCCACCAATCATTCAGAACCGCGTAACTCAATACGCAACGCTTCTTTCTCTCGTGCGCTTGAGGTCGAAGACGATCTGTCATGTACGCGCCCTCTGTCGCTTGCTCAAAACCACGCCCCCCGTTTGCCCGCCGGCCTGGTCGAACCATTGTTCGCCCCGGACGGTTGGATGCAAGCACCCTCCCCGATTGTGGCCGGCGCCCTGGCCGCCGCCGCGCCCAACACGCGCAAAGCCTGGGCCGCAGACTGGGCTGTGTTTCGAGAGTGGTGCCTGGGCCCGGCGGCCAGGCATGTCCCTGAGCGTCACGCGCGCGTGACCCTCCCCGTCTCCCCACATTTGCTGGCCTGTTTTCTGACCGATCAGCGTTCCGGCGTCGGCACCGAAGATGGCGATCGGCGCTCGATCAACAGTCTGCGCCGCTACTTGAGCACGATTGCCACGCTGCATCGTCTCCTGGAACTGCCCTCGCCGACAGATCATCCGCTGGTGAAAAACACATTGAAGTCGTTGGTACGCGGCAGCGGGGGCGCGAAACAGGCGGCAGCGGTGCGCTGGTCGCATGTTTCAGCGATCTTACCCTTGCTTCCGGACACCCTGTCCGGCTGGCGGGATCGGGCGCTGCTGGTGATCGGGCACAATACCCTGGCGCGTCGCGCCGAACTGGTTGCGCTTAATGTGGAGGATGTCCAGTGGCTGGATGATGGTTCTGCAACGATTGCACTGCGTCCGACAAAAACCGACCTGGAGGCTGATGTCGATGTGCGGTATCTCAGTCCGCCGGCCGCGAAAGTTGTGCGCCTCTGGCTGACACGCAGTCGACTCCAGGATGGGCCACTGTTGACGCGGATACAGCGCAACGGTGAGGCCTGCCTAAAGCGTGCGAATTATGGGCTGCGCTTAACAGATGGTATGGTGAATTTAATCCTAAAAGATGCCATGGGGCGTCTGGCAGAAGCACGAGGGGAATTGGTTCTGCCGGAGGATATGGGAGAAGAAACACGACGAAGCGCGTGGCGCGCTCATGCCAGTTCGGTTTCGGGTCATTCGCTCAGGGTAGGTGCCGCGCAGGATATGGCCGCCGCCGGAATTCCAACGGCTGGAATCCTCCAGGCAGGCGGCTGGAAGGATGTGCGGATGATCAAGCGTTATTTGCGTCATCTTTCAGCGTTGGAAGGTGGAATGGCGCAATGGTGGGCGGCGCAAAGCTGTTGA
- the tnpA gene encoding IS200/IS605 family transposase: protein MSMDRSSLRTSNHSAYRLYYHLVLSMKYRHKCLTAPMLARLEEILRDLLTKWGCQMVEFGGEADHVHLLFEAPPTVKLSDLVKNLKSVTARRMRKEFAQELAPYYWKPYFWNRAYALISVGGRANIDTLLRYIENQDDPRKLGPPLD, encoded by the coding sequence ATGTCGATGGATAGATCAAGCCTTAGAACCAGCAACCACAGTGCTTACAGGCTTTATTATCATCTAGTGCTGTCAATGAAGTATCGGCACAAATGTCTGACGGCGCCGATGCTCGCACGGCTCGAAGAGATCCTGCGTGACCTGCTGACCAAATGGGGGTGTCAGATGGTCGAATTCGGTGGCGAGGCCGACCACGTGCATCTGCTGTTCGAGGCTCCGCCCACGGTCAAGCTCTCCGATCTGGTCAAGAACCTGAAGTCCGTCACCGCCCGCCGGATGCGCAAGGAGTTCGCCCAAGAACTCGCGCCGTATTACTGGAAGCCCTATTTCTGGAACCGTGCCTATGCCCTGATCAGTGTGGGCGGGCGTGCCAACATCGATACGCTGCTGCGCTATATCGAAAACCAGGATGACCCTCGCAAGCTCGGGCCGCCGCTTGACTGA
- a CDS encoding RNA-guided endonuclease TnpB family protein has protein sequence METMIRTDKWPLQATSYQRHLMRLTLAEYRQFCRALSIVVLNNWPELHAAPSFAAAVERLIHPTKLHPNPRHHYFAKRFYKFPSYLRRAAIEFVKGQVSSYLSRYQAWQGGERKHRQARPPRFNPVAQCYPVLYRGQLVKFDTDFTTATLKLWNGKEWLWHDVAIKSVRQRHHTGVVKSPTLVLNRDYHLAVPVNVTPPRLPDHGRVCAVDVGINTLATASLVSQNGTVSARGFFHPAADIDRRDKRARIIRNKARKTAKLSKGFARTWYRKAQHINEQIAQQTSRRVVNFALEHGADVIVLEDLKGWRPKAGKKRSGLRQRFHQWLHRRLATLIEQKMTEAGGRIVYVYARGTSSWAFDGSGRVQRDTQQYERATFANGKQYSADLNASYNIGARYWAWKNKLTRRKDGQLSEDRRSPGKPRIPVTLSTLWLRELEAPHQCAA, from the coding sequence ATGGAAACCATGATACGCACGGATAAGTGGCCCCTGCAAGCCACCTCGTATCAGCGGCATCTGATGCGGCTGACGCTGGCGGAATACCGTCAGTTTTGCCGTGCGCTCTCGATCGTGGTGTTGAATAACTGGCCGGAACTCCACGCTGCGCCCAGCTTTGCCGCCGCCGTCGAACGGCTCATCCATCCCACGAAGCTGCACCCAAACCCGCGTCATCACTATTTCGCCAAGCGCTTCTACAAGTTCCCGTCCTATTTACGCCGCGCCGCCATCGAGTTCGTCAAGGGCCAGGTGTCGAGCTACCTGAGCCGCTATCAAGCCTGGCAAGGCGGCGAGCGTAAACACCGCCAAGCCCGTCCGCCACGATTCAACCCGGTTGCTCAGTGCTATCCGGTGCTGTACCGGGGACAATTGGTGAAGTTCGATACCGATTTCACCACCGCCACCTTGAAACTGTGGAATGGCAAGGAGTGGCTCTGGCATGACGTGGCCATCAAGTCGGTCCGCCAGCGCCACCACACGGGCGTCGTTAAATCGCCAACGCTCGTGCTCAATCGGGACTATCACCTGGCGGTCCCGGTCAATGTCACACCGCCACGACTCCCCGATCACGGGCGCGTCTGCGCGGTGGATGTGGGGATCAATACGCTGGCAACAGCCAGCCTTGTTTCGCAAAACGGCACTGTCTCGGCGCGCGGTTTTTTCCACCCCGCCGCAGATATAGACCGTCGTGACAAGCGCGCCCGGATCATCCGCAACAAAGCGCGCAAAACCGCCAAGCTCTCCAAGGGCTTCGCGCGAACCTGGTATCGCAAGGCCCAGCACATCAACGAGCAGATCGCCCAGCAGACCTCGCGGCGCGTGGTGAATTTTGCGTTGGAGCATGGCGCTGACGTGATTGTGCTGGAAGATCTGAAAGGCTGGCGTCCTAAGGCGGGCAAGAAACGCTCGGGCCTGCGTCAGCGCTTCCATCAGTGGCTCCATCGTCGACTCGCCACGCTGATCGAGCAGAAGATGACCGAGGCCGGTGGGCGGATCGTCTACGTCTATGCGCGCGGCACCTCATCCTGGGCCTTCGACGGCTCGGGCCGCGTTCAACGCGATACCCAGCAATACGAACGGGCAACCTTTGCCAATGGCAAGCAGTACAGCGCTGATCTCAACGCCAGCTACAACATCGGCGCCCGCTATTGGGCCTGGAAAAACAAACTGACCCGCCGCAAGGACGGGCAGTTGTCAGAGGACAGACGTTCCCCTGGCAAACCGAGAATACCGGTCACGCTCTCAACGCTTTGGTTGCGAGAGCTTGAAGCCCCGCATCAATGCGCCGCATGA
- a CDS encoding RNA-guided endonuclease InsQ/TnpB family protein, with the protein MATLTKTLKLPFLRLNQAKMEQFERLQQLNTEVANQILALPKAERRALTSKAFAHLDIGSAWINQTIRNANARTPIKHFRRLPLETNNQNWTLHRVGETFSLGFGLVRGVKKRVPLEVHMASHQAWLEAVLDGRAKAGSLKLVRSKKGIWSACLSVSMEVPDATETGRWIGIDRGQNIPVVAATPDGPVVFWKAARIRHVRRVYAQRRARLQKRGKHQAVRKLESRERRIVTHINHCISRELVELAQRLEAGIRLEDLSGIRQSSKQSKAAKRDAGHNRDYWPFYQLETFIRYKAMQAGVAVDAVRPHYTSKTCHHCGALNERRKHAYVCTRCGHQAHADANAAQNVRDWYGLCCPVVLEAPLGGPHDPAPKRVREITAKAVM; encoded by the coding sequence ATGGCGACACTCACCAAAACACTCAAGCTTCCGTTCCTGCGGCTTAATCAAGCCAAGATGGAGCAGTTCGAGCGGTTGCAGCAACTCAATACCGAGGTCGCCAATCAGATCCTCGCCCTCCCTAAAGCCGAACGACGCGCCTTGACCTCCAAGGCGTTTGCCCACCTCGACATCGGCTCGGCGTGGATCAACCAGACCATCCGCAATGCCAACGCCCGCACGCCGATCAAACATTTCCGGCGGCTACCACTAGAGACCAATAACCAGAATTGGACACTGCATCGGGTCGGCGAGACCTTCAGTCTCGGATTTGGCCTGGTGCGCGGCGTCAAAAAGCGCGTACCGCTGGAGGTGCATATGGCCTCCCACCAGGCGTGGCTGGAGGCGGTGCTCGATGGTCGAGCCAAAGCGGGAAGTCTGAAACTGGTGCGCTCCAAAAAAGGGATCTGGTCAGCCTGTCTCTCGGTGTCGATGGAGGTTCCCGACGCCACAGAGACCGGGCGCTGGATCGGGATCGACCGGGGGCAGAATATTCCCGTTGTGGCCGCTACGCCGGATGGTCCCGTGGTGTTCTGGAAAGCGGCGCGCATCCGTCATGTGCGGCGCGTCTATGCCCAACGGCGCGCGCGGCTTCAGAAACGGGGTAAACATCAGGCGGTCAGGAAACTGGAGTCGCGCGAACGGCGCATCGTCACCCATATCAACCACTGCATCAGCCGTGAATTGGTCGAGTTGGCCCAACGACTGGAGGCCGGGATTCGCTTGGAAGACCTGTCCGGGATTCGCCAATCCTCCAAACAGTCTAAAGCCGCCAAGCGCGATGCCGGACACAACCGCGACTACTGGCCGTTCTATCAGCTGGAAACCTTCATCCGCTACAAAGCGATGCAGGCCGGCGTGGCGGTGGACGCCGTGCGTCCGCACTATACCTCCAAGACCTGTCATCACTGCGGCGCCCTCAATGAGCGGCGCAAACACGCCTATGTCTGCACACGCTGCGGACACCAGGCGCACGCCGATGCCAACGCGGCGCAAAACGTCCGCGACTGGTATGGGCTGTGCTGCCCAGTGGTTCTTGAGGCTCCACTGGGCGGGCCGCATGACCCGGCCCCAAAGCGGGTACGCGAAATCACCGCGAAAGCGGTGATGTAG